From Gopherus evgoodei ecotype Sinaloan lineage chromosome 15, rGopEvg1_v1.p, whole genome shotgun sequence, one genomic window encodes:
- the CASKIN2 gene encoding caskin-2 isoform X2, whose amino-acid sequence MMGREQELIQAVKNGDVPGVQKLVAKVKASKSKLLGSAKRLNVNYQDADGFSALHHAALGGSLELISLLLEAQASVDIKDSNGMRPLHYAAWQGRVEPVHLLLRAAASVNMASLDGQIPLHLSAQYGHYEVSEMLLQHQSNPCLISKAKKTPLDLACEFGRLKVAQLLLNSHMCVALLEGQSKDTSDPNYTTPLHLAAKNGHKEIIRQLLKAGIEINRQTKTGTALHEAALYGKTEVVRLLLEGGVDVNIRNTYNQTALDIVNQFTTSHASKDIKQLLREASGILKVRALKDFWNLHDPTALNIRAGDIITVLEQHSDGRWKGHIHDTQKGTDRVGYFPPSIVEVISKRTGMTLPRMVPAHQRQGIAAPPGGLQPLPAGDRNSVGSEGSIGSIRSAGSGQSTEGTNGQGTSILIENATPLPPGGEDLQQHLLGSNSQNGQLNSMPGTLGRHNLANCNAGNRIFSHQYLRPEQLLEGKDAEAIYNWLSEFQLEFYTANFLNAGYDVPTISRMTPEDLTAIGVTKPGHRKKISTEIGQLSIAEWLPNYIPADLMEWLSAIGLPQYHKKLVSNGYDSISIVTDLTWEDLQEIGINKLGHQKKIMLAVKKLTDIRKNLNQAETSPARRKIPGALDIVTIESVENGESQSPHTPKMITFQDSELSYELQTAMSNSCQETLPMKNTQGMSRSQESIGVRSRGSGHSQDNMLSRTILSSHSQESLGSGSSGSSSGHSSTQPRQKENASILPGRPNQDNYGKVITQLTTQEGLNGYSNGCGGSPLKERNLPEGTDQYQRPVAQKGSVPLLQLSNSLPAATPCTPPQAPNKGTAPYVFMYPHISLKSPSVPEQPKNPAHLYPQFSSSQRSNLQSSAQKAFSYLHSHCSGTESPYVSPKPGATLDSWQAGEQQNGDTFKYKKRSHSLNRYALSDGEHEKEEVPTSTLGSYATLTRRPGRSQVPRTYLQSDTKVVRSQSFAIRAKRKGPPPPPPKRLSSVSSAQAVEAEGEQGLESERRPTVAQELVDVAPSPWLGTSDAGSSQTVKSKAAMLEVSTVGGSPPKPPTPDHELVSRAGSDGQPCGATVSEGSCSTRLSDNETHAFESNRPRRRTFSEPSVATMEALQCSLEDVQSDTEEELRPGPEDCEISSSSSQNSSSECIPFAEEGNLTIKQRPKPPGHHKAEATSLDSESSPPTAASLGSSCSSAGKELGGTTVKELEVLEFNLTESDTVKRRPRYKEREPLQTLLKAFSLAGQSQALASPPPQYAQAQAVSIMGPAPEPGGNGDVFDDDSVEFRIAEIEKSILSLEKGIKKSPLPLKSASPGELHGGAVLLRTSTVGPDASAKHTSVASTKLVFSGPKTIYQQVLQPSRNTTAPWATAEMAPEVAGSMTVACPSKLETGNKAALSSGMPIFMKPLSAAPDAALAQQRLEQTNSSLTAALQAAEKKITAEELDSHYGATHSANNILEDISNMFDDLADQLDAMLD is encoded by the exons GTTCTCAGCACTGCACCATGCGGCCCTGGGCGGGAGCCTGGAGCTCATCTCCCTGCTGTTGGAGGCACAGGCCTCTGTTGACATAAAGGACAGCAATG GGATGCGCCCGCTGCACTATGCTGCCTGGCAGGGGAGGGTGGAGCCAGTCCAcctgctgctgcgggcagccGCCTCGGTCAACATGGCGTCACTGGATGGGCAGATCCCGCTGCATCTGTCTGCACAGTACGGGCACTACGAGGTG TCAGAAATGCTGCTCCAGCACCAGTCCAACCCGTGTCTCATCAGTAAGGCGAAGAAAACCCCCCTGGACCTGGCCTGTGAATTTGGCCGGCTTAAG GTTGCCCAGTTGCTGCTGAACAGCCACATGTGTGTTGCACTCCTGGAGGGTCAGTCCAAAGACACGAGTGACCCAAACTACACCACCCCTCTGCACCTGGCAGCCAAGAACGGGCACAAGGAGATAATCAG GCAGCTGCTGAAAGCTGGGATTGAGATCAACAGGCAGACGAAGACAGGCACAGCCCTGCACGAGGCAGCGCTCTACGGCAAGACGGAGGTGGTGCGCCTACTGCTGGAG GGTGGCGTGGACGTGAACATCCGAAACACCTACAACCAGACGGCCCTGGACATCGTGAACCAGTTCACCACCTCGCACGCCAGCAAGGACATCAAGCAACTGCTGAGAG AGGCATCAGGAATCCTGAAAGTCCGAGCTTTAAAGGATTTCTGGAACCTCCACGATCCGACCGCTCTCAACATCCGGGCAGGAGATATCATCACG GTCCTGGAGCAGCATTCCGACGGGCGCTGGAAGGGGCACATCCATGACACTCAGAAAGGCACCGATCGGGTCGGctacttccctccctccatcgtTGAGGTCATCAGCAAGCGGACAG GCATGACTCTTCCCCGCATGGTGCCTGCACACCAGCGTCAGGGCATTGCTGCCCCTCCCGGCGGGCTGCAGCCACTCCCAG CAGGAGACAGGAACAGTGTGGGGAGTGAAGGCAGCATTGGCAGCATTCGCAGTGCCGGCAGCGGGCAGAGCACTGAGGGCACCAACGGGCAGGGCACCAGTATCCTCATCGAGAACGCCACG CCACTTCCCCCTGGTGGTGAGGACCTACAACAGCACCTCTTAGGATCAAATAGCCAGAATGGGCAGCTGAACTCCATGCCAG GAACCCTTGGGCGCCACAACCTGGCCAACTGTAACGCCGGCAACAGGATCTTCTCTCACCAATACCTCCGCCCTGAACAGCTCCTGGAGGGAAAG GATGCAGAAGCCATTTACAACTGGTTGAGTGAATTCCAGCTGGAGTTCTACACGGCCAACTTCCTCAATGCCGGCTATGACGTCCCCACCATCAGCCGCATGACCCCAGAG gACCTAACAGCCATTGGGGTGACTAAGCCGGGGCACAGAAAGAAAATCTCCACAGAGATTGGACAGCTCAGCATTGCAGAGTGGCTGCCCAATTACATTCCT GCCGACCTGATGGAGTGGCTGAGTGCCATTGGGCTGCCCCAGTACCATAAGAAACTAGTGAGCAATGGCTATGACTCCATCAGCATCGTAACAGACCTGACGTGGGAGGACCTGCAGGAGATTGGCATCAACAAGCTGG GCCACCAGAAGAAGATCATGCTGGCTGTCAAGAAGCTGACAGACATCCGCAAGAACCTGAACCAAGCCGAAACCAGTCCGGCAAGACGCAAAATCCCTGGGGCCCTGGACATAGTCACTATTGAGTCTGTTGAGAATGGAGAGTCCCAATCTCCACATACGCCCAAGATGATAACCTTCCAGGACAGCGAGCTGAGCTATGAGCTCCAAACAGCTATGTCCAACAGCTGCCAGGAAACGCTGCCCATGAAGAACACTCAGGGGATGTCACGGAGTCAGGAGAGCATTGGCGTGCGCTCCAGGGGGTCAGGGCACTCTCAGGACAACATGTTGTCCAGAACCATCCTCTCCAGCCATTCCCAGGAGAGCCTGGGCAGcggcagcagcggcagcagcagcgggCACTCTTCCACACAGCCCCGGCAGAAGGAGAACGCTAGCATTCTGCCAGGGAGACCTAACCAAGATAATTACGGGAAGGTTATTACCCAGCTGACCACCCAAGAGGGACTGAATGGCTACTCCAATGGGTGTGGGGGAAGCCCTCTGAAAGAGAGGAACCTCCCTGAAGGGACCGATCAGTACCAGCGCCCCGTGGCTCAGAAAGGCAGTGTTCCACTGTTACAGCTATCTAACTCTCTACCAGCAgcaaccccctgcaccccaccccaggcgCCCAATAAGGGCACAGCACCCTATGTCTTCATGTATCCTCATATCTCCTTGAAATCCCCCAGTGTTCCTGAGCAGCCCAAGAACCCAGCACACCTGTATCCCCAGTTCTCCTCTTCCCAGAGAAGCAATCTCCAGTCATCAGCTCAGAAAGCTTTCTCCTATCTCCATTCCCACTGCAGTGGCACGGAATCACCATACGTGTCTCCAAAGCCTGGTGCCACCCTGGACTCCTGGCAGGCTGGAGAACAGCAAAATGGAGACACCTTCAAGTACAAGAAGCGCTCTCACAGCCTGAACCGCTACGCTCTGTCGGATGGCGAACATGAGAAGGAGGAGGTACCCACTAGCACCCTGGGCTCCTACGCAACCCTCACCCGGCGCCCGGGACGGAGCCAAGTGCCACGCACCTATCTGCAGTCAGACACCAAAGTCGTTCGCAGCCAGTCCTTTGCCATCCGGGCAAAGAGGAAAGGGCCTCCACCCCCTCCGCCCAAGCGCCTGAGCTCTGTCTCCAGTGCCCAGGCTGTGGAGGCAgagggggagcagggtctggaatCAGAGAGAAGGCCGACTGTTGCCCAAGAGTTGGTGGATGTGGCTCCCTCACCATGGCTGGGCACCAGCGATGCAGGCAGCAGCCAAACAGTGAAGAGCAAGGCTGCAATGCTCGAGGTGTCCACCGTAGGTGGGAGTCCACCAAAGCCCCCAACTCCAGATCACGAGCTAGTTTCTAGAGCAGGCTCAGATGGTCAGCCCTGTGGAGCCACGGTCTCTGAAGGCTCCTGCAGCACAAGGCTCTCAGATAATGAGACACATGCCTTTGAGAGCAACAGGCCCCGCCGACGCACGTTTAGCGAACCCAGCGTCGCCACGATGGAGGCCTTGCAATGCAGCCTGGAGGATGTCCAGTCTGACACAGAGGAGGAGCTGAGACCTGGCCCCGAGGACTGTGAGATCTCGTCATCGTCCTCTCAGAATAGCTCCAGTGAGTGCATTCCATTTGCAGAAGAAGGCAACTTAACCATCAAACAGCGGCCAAAGCCTCCTGGGCACCACAAGGCAGAAGCTACCAGCCTGGACTCTGAGTCCAGCCCTCCGACAGCTGCCAGCTTAGGGTCTTCCTGCTCTTCTGCTGgaaaggagttgggaggaaccacAGTGAAAGAGTTGGAAGTGCTGGAATTCAACCTCACCGAGTCTGACACAGTAAAGCGGAGGCCCAGGTACAAGGAGAGGGAGCCACTACAGACTCTGCTAAAAGCATTCAGCTTGGCTGGCCAGAGCCAGGCTCTTGCGAGTCCGCCCCCACAATATGCACAGGCCCAAGCTGTAAGCATCATGGGCCCCGCGCCCGAGCCCGGGGGAAATGGAGACGTTTTTGATGACGACAGTGTGGAATTCAGAATTGCTGAGATTGAGAAGAGCATCCTGTCTCTGGAGAAGGGGATCAAGAAGTCTCCACTTCCTCTGAAATCAGCCAGCCCTGGGGAGCTGCATGGGGGTGCTGTGCTCCTGAGGACCTCCACTGTAGGGCCAG ATGCCTCAGCCAAGCACACGTCTGTTGCATCTACAAAACTGGTATTTTCAGGGCCAAAAACGATTTATCAGCAAGTCCTGCAGCCCTCCCGGAATACCACTGCCCCCTGGGCAACTGCCGAGATGGCACCAGAGGTGGCAGGATCCATGACTGTTGCCTGCCCATCAAAACTGGAGACTGGCAACAAGGCAGCCTTGAGCAGCGGGATGCCCATTTTTATGAAGCCTTTGAGTGCCGCTCCGGATGCAGCCCTGGCTCAGCAGAGACTGGAACAGACCAACTCTTCCCTGACAGCTGCGCTGCAGGCTGCTGAGAAAAAAATAACAGCCGAAGAGTTGGACAG TCATTACGGGGCTACGCACTCGGCTAATAACATCCTGGAAGACATCAGCAACATGTTCGATGACCTGGCTGACCAGCTAGACGCCATGTTGGACTGA
- the CASKIN2 gene encoding caskin-2 isoform X3, with the protein MMGREQELIQAVKNGDVPGVQKLVAKVKASKSKLLGSAKRLNVNYQDADGFSALHHAALGGSLELISLLLEAQASVDIKDSNGMRPLHYAAWQGRVEPVHLLLRAAASVNMASLDGQIPLHLSAQYGHYEVSEMLLQHQSNPCLISKAKKTPLDLACEFGRLKVAQLLLNSHMCVALLEGQSKDTSDPNYTTPLHLAAKNGHKEIIRQLLKAGIEINRQTKTGTALHEAALYGKTEVVRLLLEGGVDVNIRNTYNQTALDIVNQFTTSHASKDIKQLLREASGILKVRALKDFWNLHDPTALNIRAGDIITVLEQHSDGRWKGHIHDTQKGTDRVGYFPPSIVEVISKRTGMTLPRMVPAHQRQGIAAPPGGLQPLPGDRNSVGSEGSIGSIRSAGSGQSTEGTNGQGTSILIENATPLPPGGEDLQQHLLGSNSQNGQLNSMPGTLGRHNLANCNAGNRIFSHQYLRPEQLLEGKDAEAIYNWLSEFQLEFYTANFLNAGYDVPTISRMTPEDLTAIGVTKPGHRKKISTEIGQLSIAEWLPNYIPADLMEWLSAIGLPQYHKKLVSNGYDSISIVTDLTWEDLQEIGINKLGHQKKIMLAVKKLTDIRKNLNQAETSPARRKIPGALDIVTIESVENGESQSPHTPKMITFQDSELSYELQTAMSNSCQETLPMKNTQGMSRSQESIGVRSRGSGHSQDNMLSRTILSSHSQESLGSGSSGSSSGHSSTQPRQKENASILPGRPNQDNYGKVITQLTTQEGLNGYSNGCGGSPLKERNLPEGTDQYQRPVAQKGSVPLLQLSNSLPAATPCTPPQAPNKGTAPYVFMYPHISLKSPSVPEQPKNPAHLYPQFSSSQRSNLQSSAQKAFSYLHSHCSGTESPYVSPKPGATLDSWQAGEQQNGDTFKYKKRSHSLNRYALSDGEHEKEEVPTSTLGSYATLTRRPGRSQVPRTYLQSDTKVVRSQSFAIRAKRKGPPPPPPKRLSSVSSAQAVEAEGEQGLESERRPTVAQELVDVAPSPWLGTSDAGSSQTVKSKAAMLEVSTVGGSPPKPPTPDHELVSRAGSDGQPCGATVSEGSCSTRLSDNETHAFESNRPRRRTFSEPSVATMEALQCSLEDVQSDTEEELRPGPEDCEISSSSSQNSSSECIPFAEEGNLTIKQRPKPPGHHKAEATSLDSESSPPTAASLGSSCSSAGKELGGTTVKELEVLEFNLTESDTVKRRPRYKEREPLQTLLKAFSLAGQSQALASPPPQYAQAQAVSIMGPAPEPGGNGDVFDDDSVEFRIAEIEKSILSLEKGIKKSPLPLKSASPGELHGGAVLLRTSTVGPDASAKHTSVASTKLVFSGPKTIYQQVLQPSRNTTAPWATAEMAPEVAGSMTVACPSKLETGNKAALSSGMPIFMKPLSAAPDAALAQQRLEQTNSSLTAALQAAEKKITAEELDSHYGATHSANNILEDISNMFDDLADQLDAMLD; encoded by the exons GTTCTCAGCACTGCACCATGCGGCCCTGGGCGGGAGCCTGGAGCTCATCTCCCTGCTGTTGGAGGCACAGGCCTCTGTTGACATAAAGGACAGCAATG GGATGCGCCCGCTGCACTATGCTGCCTGGCAGGGGAGGGTGGAGCCAGTCCAcctgctgctgcgggcagccGCCTCGGTCAACATGGCGTCACTGGATGGGCAGATCCCGCTGCATCTGTCTGCACAGTACGGGCACTACGAGGTG TCAGAAATGCTGCTCCAGCACCAGTCCAACCCGTGTCTCATCAGTAAGGCGAAGAAAACCCCCCTGGACCTGGCCTGTGAATTTGGCCGGCTTAAG GTTGCCCAGTTGCTGCTGAACAGCCACATGTGTGTTGCACTCCTGGAGGGTCAGTCCAAAGACACGAGTGACCCAAACTACACCACCCCTCTGCACCTGGCAGCCAAGAACGGGCACAAGGAGATAATCAG GCAGCTGCTGAAAGCTGGGATTGAGATCAACAGGCAGACGAAGACAGGCACAGCCCTGCACGAGGCAGCGCTCTACGGCAAGACGGAGGTGGTGCGCCTACTGCTGGAG GGTGGCGTGGACGTGAACATCCGAAACACCTACAACCAGACGGCCCTGGACATCGTGAACCAGTTCACCACCTCGCACGCCAGCAAGGACATCAAGCAACTGCTGAGAG AGGCATCAGGAATCCTGAAAGTCCGAGCTTTAAAGGATTTCTGGAACCTCCACGATCCGACCGCTCTCAACATCCGGGCAGGAGATATCATCACG GTCCTGGAGCAGCATTCCGACGGGCGCTGGAAGGGGCACATCCATGACACTCAGAAAGGCACCGATCGGGTCGGctacttccctccctccatcgtTGAGGTCATCAGCAAGCGGACAG GCATGACTCTTCCCCGCATGGTGCCTGCACACCAGCGTCAGGGCATTGCTGCCCCTCCCGGCGGGCTGCAGCCACTCCCAG GAGACAGGAACAGTGTGGGGAGTGAAGGCAGCATTGGCAGCATTCGCAGTGCCGGCAGCGGGCAGAGCACTGAGGGCACCAACGGGCAGGGCACCAGTATCCTCATCGAGAACGCCACG CCACTTCCCCCTGGTGGTGAGGACCTACAACAGCACCTCTTAGGATCAAATAGCCAGAATGGGCAGCTGAACTCCATGCCAG GAACCCTTGGGCGCCACAACCTGGCCAACTGTAACGCCGGCAACAGGATCTTCTCTCACCAATACCTCCGCCCTGAACAGCTCCTGGAGGGAAAG GATGCAGAAGCCATTTACAACTGGTTGAGTGAATTCCAGCTGGAGTTCTACACGGCCAACTTCCTCAATGCCGGCTATGACGTCCCCACCATCAGCCGCATGACCCCAGAG gACCTAACAGCCATTGGGGTGACTAAGCCGGGGCACAGAAAGAAAATCTCCACAGAGATTGGACAGCTCAGCATTGCAGAGTGGCTGCCCAATTACATTCCT GCCGACCTGATGGAGTGGCTGAGTGCCATTGGGCTGCCCCAGTACCATAAGAAACTAGTGAGCAATGGCTATGACTCCATCAGCATCGTAACAGACCTGACGTGGGAGGACCTGCAGGAGATTGGCATCAACAAGCTGG GCCACCAGAAGAAGATCATGCTGGCTGTCAAGAAGCTGACAGACATCCGCAAGAACCTGAACCAAGCCGAAACCAGTCCGGCAAGACGCAAAATCCCTGGGGCCCTGGACATAGTCACTATTGAGTCTGTTGAGAATGGAGAGTCCCAATCTCCACATACGCCCAAGATGATAACCTTCCAGGACAGCGAGCTGAGCTATGAGCTCCAAACAGCTATGTCCAACAGCTGCCAGGAAACGCTGCCCATGAAGAACACTCAGGGGATGTCACGGAGTCAGGAGAGCATTGGCGTGCGCTCCAGGGGGTCAGGGCACTCTCAGGACAACATGTTGTCCAGAACCATCCTCTCCAGCCATTCCCAGGAGAGCCTGGGCAGcggcagcagcggcagcagcagcgggCACTCTTCCACACAGCCCCGGCAGAAGGAGAACGCTAGCATTCTGCCAGGGAGACCTAACCAAGATAATTACGGGAAGGTTATTACCCAGCTGACCACCCAAGAGGGACTGAATGGCTACTCCAATGGGTGTGGGGGAAGCCCTCTGAAAGAGAGGAACCTCCCTGAAGGGACCGATCAGTACCAGCGCCCCGTGGCTCAGAAAGGCAGTGTTCCACTGTTACAGCTATCTAACTCTCTACCAGCAgcaaccccctgcaccccaccccaggcgCCCAATAAGGGCACAGCACCCTATGTCTTCATGTATCCTCATATCTCCTTGAAATCCCCCAGTGTTCCTGAGCAGCCCAAGAACCCAGCACACCTGTATCCCCAGTTCTCCTCTTCCCAGAGAAGCAATCTCCAGTCATCAGCTCAGAAAGCTTTCTCCTATCTCCATTCCCACTGCAGTGGCACGGAATCACCATACGTGTCTCCAAAGCCTGGTGCCACCCTGGACTCCTGGCAGGCTGGAGAACAGCAAAATGGAGACACCTTCAAGTACAAGAAGCGCTCTCACAGCCTGAACCGCTACGCTCTGTCGGATGGCGAACATGAGAAGGAGGAGGTACCCACTAGCACCCTGGGCTCCTACGCAACCCTCACCCGGCGCCCGGGACGGAGCCAAGTGCCACGCACCTATCTGCAGTCAGACACCAAAGTCGTTCGCAGCCAGTCCTTTGCCATCCGGGCAAAGAGGAAAGGGCCTCCACCCCCTCCGCCCAAGCGCCTGAGCTCTGTCTCCAGTGCCCAGGCTGTGGAGGCAgagggggagcagggtctggaatCAGAGAGAAGGCCGACTGTTGCCCAAGAGTTGGTGGATGTGGCTCCCTCACCATGGCTGGGCACCAGCGATGCAGGCAGCAGCCAAACAGTGAAGAGCAAGGCTGCAATGCTCGAGGTGTCCACCGTAGGTGGGAGTCCACCAAAGCCCCCAACTCCAGATCACGAGCTAGTTTCTAGAGCAGGCTCAGATGGTCAGCCCTGTGGAGCCACGGTCTCTGAAGGCTCCTGCAGCACAAGGCTCTCAGATAATGAGACACATGCCTTTGAGAGCAACAGGCCCCGCCGACGCACGTTTAGCGAACCCAGCGTCGCCACGATGGAGGCCTTGCAATGCAGCCTGGAGGATGTCCAGTCTGACACAGAGGAGGAGCTGAGACCTGGCCCCGAGGACTGTGAGATCTCGTCATCGTCCTCTCAGAATAGCTCCAGTGAGTGCATTCCATTTGCAGAAGAAGGCAACTTAACCATCAAACAGCGGCCAAAGCCTCCTGGGCACCACAAGGCAGAAGCTACCAGCCTGGACTCTGAGTCCAGCCCTCCGACAGCTGCCAGCTTAGGGTCTTCCTGCTCTTCTGCTGgaaaggagttgggaggaaccacAGTGAAAGAGTTGGAAGTGCTGGAATTCAACCTCACCGAGTCTGACACAGTAAAGCGGAGGCCCAGGTACAAGGAGAGGGAGCCACTACAGACTCTGCTAAAAGCATTCAGCTTGGCTGGCCAGAGCCAGGCTCTTGCGAGTCCGCCCCCACAATATGCACAGGCCCAAGCTGTAAGCATCATGGGCCCCGCGCCCGAGCCCGGGGGAAATGGAGACGTTTTTGATGACGACAGTGTGGAATTCAGAATTGCTGAGATTGAGAAGAGCATCCTGTCTCTGGAGAAGGGGATCAAGAAGTCTCCACTTCCTCTGAAATCAGCCAGCCCTGGGGAGCTGCATGGGGGTGCTGTGCTCCTGAGGACCTCCACTGTAGGGCCAG ATGCCTCAGCCAAGCACACGTCTGTTGCATCTACAAAACTGGTATTTTCAGGGCCAAAAACGATTTATCAGCAAGTCCTGCAGCCCTCCCGGAATACCACTGCCCCCTGGGCAACTGCCGAGATGGCACCAGAGGTGGCAGGATCCATGACTGTTGCCTGCCCATCAAAACTGGAGACTGGCAACAAGGCAGCCTTGAGCAGCGGGATGCCCATTTTTATGAAGCCTTTGAGTGCCGCTCCGGATGCAGCCCTGGCTCAGCAGAGACTGGAACAGACCAACTCTTCCCTGACAGCTGCGCTGCAGGCTGCTGAGAAAAAAATAACAGCCGAAGAGTTGGACAG TCATTACGGGGCTACGCACTCGGCTAATAACATCCTGGAAGACATCAGCAACATGTTCGATGACCTGGCTGACCAGCTAGACGCCATGTTGGACTGA